A single Halarcobacter anaerophilus DNA region contains:
- a CDS encoding homoserine dehydrogenase yields MRIGIIGVGTVGASVANILRDNKNVITARAGCEIIPAIGVVSNLNKKRDVEIELTDDVEKVLNDESIDVIVELMGGIEKPYEIIKKALKNGKAVVTANKALLAYHRYELQEIAGDTAFEYEAAVAGGIPIINALRDGLTANHIESIRGIMNGTCNYMLTKMINEGVDYETILKEAQELGYAEADPTFDVGGFDAAHKLLILGSIAYGIDAKPEDILIEGIQNISHEDIDFANEFNYSIKLLTIAKKVGKEIELRVHPSLIPTTEMISKVDGVMNGVSVVGDKVGETMYYGAGAGGDATASAVIANIIDIARRGKGSPMLGFEKPHGEDIRLMSKDDIRTKYYLRFRVEDKAGVLAKIATILGERNISIEKMIQKPLNRTCSHILLSTHTSVEKDIIEALKTIEEAGVVTAKPAMIRIED; encoded by the coding sequence ATGAGAATAGGAATAATTGGAGTAGGAACAGTAGGAGCTAGCGTTGCAAATATTTTAAGAGATAACAAAAATGTTATTACTGCAAGAGCTGGTTGTGAGATTATACCTGCAATTGGTGTTGTCAGCAATTTAAACAAAAAAAGAGATGTTGAGATAGAACTTACAGACGATGTTGAAAAAGTTTTAAACGACGAATCTATTGATGTAATCGTAGAACTAATGGGCGGAATAGAAAAACCTTATGAGATTATAAAAAAAGCGTTAAAAAACGGTAAAGCAGTAGTTACGGCAAACAAAGCTTTACTTGCATACCATAGATACGAACTTCAAGAAATTGCAGGAGATACCGCTTTTGAATACGAAGCTGCTGTTGCAGGAGGTATTCCAATTATTAATGCACTAAGAGACGGTCTTACTGCAAATCATATTGAATCTATCAGAGGAATTATGAACGGTACTTGTAACTATATGCTTACAAAAATGATAAATGAAGGTGTAGATTACGAAACTATTTTAAAAGAGGCGCAAGAGTTAGGTTACGCAGAAGCAGATCCTACTTTTGACGTGGGTGGTTTTGATGCTGCTCATAAGCTTTTGATTTTGGGTTCTATTGCTTACGGAATAGATGCAAAACCTGAAGATATTTTAATAGAAGGAATCCAGAATATTTCCCATGAAGATATAGATTTTGCAAATGAGTTTAACTACTCAATCAAACTTTTAACTATTGCAAAAAAAGTAGGAAAAGAGATAGAACTTAGAGTTCACCCTTCACTTATTCCAACAACTGAAATGATTTCAAAAGTTGACGGAGTTATGAACGGAGTATCCGTAGTAGGTGATAAAGTCGGAGAGACTATGTATTACGGTGCCGGAGCCGGAGGAGACGCAACTGCTTCAGCAGTTATTGCAAATATTATTGATATAGCACGTCGAGGTAAAGGTTCTCCGATGCTTGGGTTTGAAAAACCTCACGGAGAAGATATAAGACTTATGTCAAAAGATGATATTAGAACAAAATATTATCTAAGATTTAGAGTTGAAGATAAAGCAGGCGTTTTAGCTAAAATTGCAACAATTTTAGGGGAAAGAAACATCTCTATAGAAAAAATGATTCAAAAACCTCTAAACAGAACATGTTCTCATATTCTATTATCAACTCATACTTCAGTTGAAAAAGATATTATCGAAGCACTTAAAACAATAGAAGAAGCAGGAGTAGTTACAGCTAAACCTGCTATGATTAGAATTGAGGATTAA